In Candidatus Dadabacteria bacterium, a genomic segment contains:
- a CDS encoding three-Cys-motif partner protein TcmP produces MSSFEWHPSEPPPRIELHSKAKLDVLRRYIQEYFDRLNVNPQREEFRLDLIDGFAGGGTFRDGNTEISGTPLVMLEEAKKAEERLNRKRKKRLHINCKFYFVDKEEAHTDHLRKVLRERGYRVDEDKIVVRTGLFENEVKDILRSIKQRQPRIGRAIFLLDQTGFSQVELSLVSNILGELNAAEVILTFAAESLVNHLTETPQIVKAVSPLQLTEQQIGDLIENKDGVGGRALVQRTLRDHLRVRTGAEYDTPFFIRPKVSRRALWFLHLSRHPTARDVMIQLHWEIQNRFEHYGPGDFGMLGWDALRDSSNLPLFQFGDLDKERMQKQLLDSLPGKLHSLVSEQPVTVDAMRHRFANQTAARFSDLDEIVLQLVREKEFQILDPEGKVRSRSLKRLKSTDRIALPPILLFSVVSRIR; encoded by the coding sequence ATGTCTTCTTTCGAGTGGCACCCTAGTGAGCCACCTCCTCGGATTGAACTACATAGCAAGGCGAAACTGGATGTGTTGCGCAGATACATTCAGGAATATTTCGATAGACTGAATGTCAATCCGCAACGGGAGGAATTCAGGCTTGATCTAATCGATGGTTTTGCTGGAGGCGGTACATTTCGTGATGGAAATACCGAAATCTCAGGTACGCCTTTGGTCATGTTAGAGGAAGCAAAAAAAGCAGAAGAGCGTTTAAACAGGAAGCGGAAAAAGCGACTACACATCAATTGTAAATTCTATTTTGTTGACAAAGAGGAAGCTCATACGGATCACCTCAGAAAAGTTCTCAGAGAGCGTGGATACAGGGTTGATGAAGACAAAATTGTTGTCCGAACCGGTCTTTTCGAGAATGAAGTCAAAGATATTCTCCGTTCAATTAAACAAAGACAGCCTCGTATTGGACGTGCCATTTTTCTTCTCGACCAGACCGGTTTTTCTCAGGTAGAGTTGTCACTCGTCTCTAATATCTTGGGTGAGTTGAATGCGGCCGAAGTCATACTGACATTTGCTGCGGAGTCACTTGTTAATCATCTGACAGAAACACCTCAGATAGTCAAAGCGGTTTCACCGCTGCAATTGACTGAACAACAGATAGGCGATTTGATAGAAAATAAGGATGGGGTTGGTGGAAGGGCACTAGTTCAGAGGACTTTGCGCGACCATCTGCGCGTAAGGACCGGGGCAGAATACGACACTCCGTTTTTCATTCGCCCCAAAGTGTCTCGCCGTGCATTATGGTTTCTCCATTTATCGAGACATCCCACCGCGCGAGATGTGATGATTCAACTGCATTGGGAGATTCAGAATAGGTTTGAGCATTATGGTCCCGGTGATTTCGGCATGTTAGGGTGGGATGCATTAAGAGACTCCTCAAATCTTCCTTTGTTTCAATTCGGCGACCTTGACAAGGAGCGGATGCAAAAACAGCTTCTGGACTCGCTTCCAGGGAAGTTACATAGCTTGGTATCTGAACAGCCAGTTACCGTAGATGCAATGCGGCATAGATTCGCAAATCAGACTGCCGCTCGGTTTTCTGATCTTGATGAGATTGTCCTTCAGCTCGTTAGAGAAAAAGAGTTTCAAATTCTAGATCCAGAAGGCAAGGTGCGTTCGCGTTCGCTAAAGCGTTTGAAGTCTACAGATCGAATAGCACTACCTCCAATTTTATTATTTTCGGTAGTCTCTCGCATACGGTGA
- a CDS encoding class I SAM-dependent DNA methyltransferase, whose protein sequence is MRLSWNEIRSRAAEFSREWADAAYEKGETQSFYNDFFEIFGVKRRSVARYEEHVQKLDNSSGFIDLFWPGMLLVEQKSAGRDLNPARKQAGDYSDALPEKDRPRYTLISDFQNFELLDRDERELLRFTLPELSTHVEKFGFIIGVERKTFRDQDPVNIKAAELVGRLHDALDEAGYRGHGDLERFLVRIVFCLFADDTGIFEPRDMFLDFIETRTREDGSDLGPLLAQLFQVLDTPDNERSTTLDEDLAGFPYINGDLFREPLRIPSFTRTMRERLLEACYFDWSNISPAIFGALFQSVMEPAERRAQGAHYTTEKNILKVIEPLFLDELRAEFEKMKALKNNREKRLREFQKKLGNLTFFDPACGCGNFLIIAYREIRLLEIEVIRELRTRKIRTTETRSGRQREFYMEILSLVNVNQFYGIELGEFPVRVAETALWMMDHIMNNRLSLEFGEAYARIPLKESPNIRYGDALETGWTEILPPERCDYVFGNPPFVGAKFQTADQRAQVRKIAGLGKSGGSLDYVAAWFIKAGEHVRNTSARIGFVATNSITQGEQVAQLWPVLFDRLKLEISFAHRTFA, encoded by the coding sequence ATGCGCTTGTCTTGGAATGAAATCCGAAGCCGTGCCGCCGAATTCTCCCGCGAATGGGCGGACGCTGCCTACGAAAAAGGAGAAACGCAAAGTTTCTATAACGATTTTTTTGAAATATTCGGCGTTAAACGCCGTTCTGTCGCGCGTTACGAAGAACATGTGCAGAAACTGGACAACAGTTCAGGATTCATTGACTTGTTCTGGCCGGGGATGCTGCTGGTTGAACAAAAAAGCGCAGGTCGTGATCTGAATCCCGCCCGCAAGCAGGCGGGAGATTACTCTGATGCTCTGCCTGAAAAAGACCGCCCGCGCTATACACTCATAAGCGATTTCCAAAACTTCGAACTTCTCGACCGCGACGAAAGGGAACTGCTTCGTTTTACGTTGCCCGAACTTTCAACCCATGTCGAAAAATTCGGATTTATTATCGGCGTGGAACGCAAGACTTTCCGCGATCAGGACCCGGTCAATATCAAGGCGGCTGAGCTCGTCGGGCGGTTGCACGACGCGCTTGATGAGGCCGGGTACCGCGGCCACGGGGATCTGGAACGCTTCCTGGTGCGGATCGTTTTCTGCCTGTTTGCCGACGACACGGGTATTTTCGAACCGCGCGACATGTTCCTAGATTTCATCGAGACGCGTACTAGGGAAGACGGTTCTGATCTAGGGCCTCTGCTTGCCCAGCTTTTCCAGGTTCTGGATACGCCGGATAACGAGCGCTCTACAACGCTTGACGAAGACCTCGCAGGCTTTCCCTACATAAACGGCGACCTTTTCCGTGAACCCTTGCGTATCCCTTCTTTTACCAGGACAATGCGCGAGCGGTTGCTCGAGGCTTGTTATTTTGACTGGTCGAACATATCTCCCGCAATTTTCGGCGCGCTTTTCCAGTCGGTCATGGAACCGGCCGAGCGTCGCGCCCAAGGTGCGCACTACACTACCGAGAAAAACATCCTCAAGGTGATTGAACCGCTGTTTCTTGATGAACTCCGCGCTGAATTCGAGAAAATGAAGGCATTGAAGAACAACCGCGAAAAACGGCTTCGAGAGTTTCAGAAGAAGCTCGGCAACCTTACCTTTTTCGATCCGGCCTGTGGCTGCGGGAACTTTTTGATCATCGCTTACAGGGAAATCCGTCTGCTTGAAATAGAGGTAATCCGTGAGCTTCGCACGCGTAAAATCCGCACGACGGAAACCAGATCAGGACGACAGAGAGAATTTTATATGGAGATACTCTCCTTGGTGAATGTGAACCAGTTCTACGGTATTGAACTCGGTGAATTTCCAGTGAGGGTCGCCGAGACCGCCCTTTGGATGATGGACCATATCATGAATAACCGGTTGAGCCTGGAGTTCGGGGAGGCTTACGCGCGTATTCCGCTGAAAGAATCGCCCAATATTCGATACGGAGACGCCCTGGAGACCGGCTGGACCGAGATTCTGCCGCCGGAGCGCTGCGACTACGTGTTCGGCAATCCGCCTTTTGTGGGCGCAAAATTTCAGACGGCTGACCAGCGCGCGCAAGTTCGCAAGATAGCCGGTCTGGGTAAAAGCGGCGGCAGTCTGGATTATGTCGCCGCCTGGTTTATAAAAGCCGGAGAACATGTTCGAAATACCTCGGCGCGAATCGGATTCGTGGCGACTAATTCCATTACGCAGGGCGAGCAAGTAGCGCAACTCTGGCCGGTGCTGTTTGACCGTTTGAAGCTCGAAATCAGCTTCGCTCACCGTACCTTCGCCTGA
- a CDS encoding SDR family oxidoreductase, producing the protein MDLGIKGKVALVAASSKGIGKAIAFALADEGVNLSIFSRSEDEIERTASEIRTRFDVHVLVSAADVTNTEQIDRVIEETVKALGGIDILINNAGGPPFGFFEDFESPDWQNALELNLLSGIYLAKKVVPLMKKRSWGRIVNITSIAVKQPIDGLILSNTSRAGLIGFSKTLSNELAKDNILVNNICPGRIYTDRIKVLAEKRAAQSGIEYEEAIEEMEKDIPLQRIGTPEELAALACFLASEKASYMTGTTIQVDGGLLKGLL; encoded by the coding sequence ATGGACCTCGGTATAAAGGGAAAGGTCGCCTTGGTAGCGGCGTCCAGCAAGGGAATCGGAAAAGCAATAGCTTTCGCTCTTGCGGATGAAGGTGTAAATCTCTCCATATTCTCGCGTTCGGAAGACGAAATAGAACGCACAGCTTCCGAAATTAGAACTCGTTTTGATGTCCATGTTCTTGTCTCCGCGGCCGATGTAACAAATACAGAACAGATTGACCGTGTAATAGAAGAAACGGTAAAAGCACTTGGCGGAATTGATATTCTGATAAACAACGCCGGAGGACCCCCTTTCGGCTTTTTTGAAGATTTTGAATCACCTGACTGGCAAAACGCTCTGGAACTTAACCTTCTAAGCGGCATTTACCTGGCGAAGAAAGTAGTTCCTCTGATGAAGAAGAGAAGCTGGGGAAGAATAGTCAACATAACCTCAATAGCCGTTAAGCAGCCAATAGACGGGCTGATACTCTCAAACACTTCCCGTGCCGGGCTCATAGGCTTCTCAAAGACTCTTTCAAACGAACTGGCAAAAGACAATATACTGGTGAACAACATCTGCCCCGGAAGAATCTACACGGACAGGATAAAAGTGCTTGCGGAAAAAAGGGCTGCGCAGTCGGGCATTGAATACGAAGAAGCCATAGAAGAGATGGAGAAGGATATTCCCCTGCAAAGAATAGGAACCCCTGAAGAACTGGCCGCCCTAGCCTGCTTTCTTGCTTCAGAAAAAGCAAGCTACATGACTGGAACTACTATCCAAGTAGACGGAGGACTTCTCAAAGGACTGCTTTGA
- a CDS encoding Fic family protein, with protein MGKRIPEEKFQAIELIVSMFPDGTGIREIANKLDEKIPRRTLQYRLKHLVDEGRLLIDGEKRGVKYRLPVTTATYRKVPKEDAGSGESFSESINEIRKYIRQPIETRKRVGYDRKFLDSYLPNKSFYLSKKEREYLRKIGTQVTVEQPAGAYAKQILNRLLIDISWSSSRLEGNTYSLLETGRLINFGKEAEGKDQFEAQMILNHKEAIEFLVDSAAETGFNRYTIFNLHALLAHNLLADPKSVGKLRRIAVGIGKSAFRPLETPQLIDECFDQLLASATAIKNPFEQSFFTMVQIPYLQPFDDVNKRLSRLAANIPLIRENLMPLSFIEVPTDTYTEAVLGVYELKEIVLLKNIYIKAYESSALRYRAVRQVIGEPDQFRIKHREGLLHLVQEIIRASMNRKSAFEYTEDWVKKNIEFEDRETFREIAENELIALHEGSCARYKVTLAEFQAWQEIWNKK; from the coding sequence ATGGGAAAAAGGATACCGGAAGAAAAGTTTCAAGCCATCGAACTGATTGTGTCAATGTTCCCGGATGGAACCGGTATTCGGGAAATTGCAAACAAACTTGATGAGAAAATTCCTCGTCGCACGCTCCAGTACCGACTGAAACATCTCGTAGACGAGGGTCGTCTGCTTATCGATGGCGAGAAACGCGGAGTTAAGTACAGACTTCCTGTCACAACAGCAACATATAGGAAAGTTCCTAAAGAAGACGCCGGATCCGGAGAATCATTTTCGGAGAGCATAAATGAAATTCGGAAATATATTCGTCAGCCCATCGAAACGCGAAAGCGAGTAGGTTATGACCGAAAGTTTCTCGATTCCTACCTGCCGAACAAGAGTTTCTATCTTTCTAAGAAAGAGCGGGAATATTTGAGGAAGATCGGCACCCAGGTTACGGTGGAACAGCCCGCAGGTGCTTATGCGAAGCAAATTCTCAACCGACTGCTCATAGATATATCATGGAGCTCAAGCCGTCTTGAGGGTAACACCTATTCCCTGCTTGAAACCGGCCGACTTATCAATTTCGGCAAAGAGGCCGAGGGAAAGGATCAATTTGAAGCTCAGATGATCCTGAATCACAAAGAAGCGATTGAATTCCTTGTCGATTCCGCAGCGGAGACCGGCTTTAACCGCTACACCATTTTCAATCTCCATGCGTTGCTGGCGCATAACCTTCTTGCCGACCCTAAATCGGTCGGCAAACTGCGACGCATCGCTGTGGGAATCGGAAAATCCGCATTCCGGCCACTCGAAACGCCTCAGTTGATTGACGAATGTTTTGACCAACTCCTCGCGAGCGCCACCGCCATCAAAAACCCGTTTGAGCAGTCCTTTTTCACCATGGTACAAATCCCCTATCTGCAGCCGTTTGATGACGTTAACAAGCGCTTGTCACGTCTTGCCGCCAACATCCCGCTGATCAGGGAAAACCTCATGCCTCTATCTTTTATAGAGGTACCAACCGACACATATACCGAAGCGGTTCTGGGTGTTTATGAGCTTAAAGAAATTGTCCTCCTCAAAAACATCTATATCAAAGCCTATGAATCCTCGGCTTTACGGTACAGAGCGGTAAGACAGGTGATCGGAGAACCTGATCAGTTCCGAATCAAGCATCGCGAAGGGCTTCTTCACCTTGTACAGGAAATCATCCGTGCTTCAATGAACAGAAAGTCCGCATTTGAGTATACTGAGGACTGGGTGAAAAAAAACATTGAATTTGAGGACAGGGAAACATTCAGAGAAATTGCCGAAAACGAGTTGATTGCATTGCACGAAGGAAGCTGTGCACGTTATAAAGTTACTCTGGCCGAATTCCAAGCGTGGCAGGAAATCTGGAACAAAAAATAG
- a CDS encoding histidine triad nucleotide-binding protein — protein MSTIFTQIINREIPADIVYEDEFCLAFRDINPQAPVHVLLIPKKEIVSMATVETEDQTVLGHLMVKASEVASMLGLSEGGYRLVVNTNEDAGQSVFHLHVHILGGRRFTWPPG, from the coding sequence ATGAGCACGATTTTCACACAGATAATAAACCGGGAAATTCCAGCCGATATAGTATATGAAGATGAGTTCTGTCTGGCCTTCAGGGATATAAATCCCCAAGCTCCCGTCCACGTTCTCCTCATTCCGAAAAAGGAGATAGTTTCAATGGCAACTGTTGAGACCGAAGATCAGACGGTCCTCGGACACCTTATGGTCAAGGCTTCGGAAGTAGCCTCAATGCTCGGCCTCAGTGAGGGCGGGTACAGGCTTGTCGTAAACACGAACGAGGATGCGGGACAAAGCGTTTTTCACCTGCACGTACATATTCTCGGTGGAAGGAGATTCACCTGGCCTCCGGGATAA
- a CDS encoding LutB/LldF family L-lactate oxidation iron-sulfur protein translates to MITERIDFKKNSVEALKSPKLKKALVNFTDRSRAFRRKAVNEVSEWEELRSEARRIKEDVINNLDSYLLELEKSVIRMGGNVHWAKDAEEASSIVVDIARENNVRNVVKSKSMATEEIELNRHLISNGINTVETDLGEYIVQLCDDHPFHIIAPAIHKTKEDISKLFSEKFGVPEYEEPEKLTEIARKKLREKFLSADMGVSGVNFAVAESGTIAIVENEGNARLATTFPDIHVAIMGIEKIVPKFEQLSIFLSLLARSATGQKSSTYVSLITGPKREGESDGPRQFHLVFLDNGRSDIARSEETKESLYCIRCGACINICPVYRQVGGHSYGWVYSGPIGAVITPQLNDLEKTADLPFASSLCGACRDVCPVKIDFPHVLLSLRQKVVEQGRKKPDPAGFMEKIAFRVWSFVFSKPFYYNLTGKMMVFLQYFYQRDNELRGLPYPFSKWTKEKNFPAFSKKPFRERWKEKYHGKNGTLLK, encoded by the coding sequence ATGATTACCGAACGCATAGACTTCAAGAAAAATTCCGTAGAGGCTCTAAAAAGCCCAAAGCTGAAAAAAGCTCTTGTGAATTTCACCGACAGGTCAAGAGCCTTCAGACGGAAAGCGGTAAACGAAGTCTCTGAGTGGGAAGAACTCAGGTCCGAAGCCAGAAGGATAAAAGAAGATGTGATCAACAATCTGGACAGCTATCTTCTGGAGCTTGAAAAAAGCGTTATCAGGATGGGTGGCAACGTACACTGGGCAAAAGATGCCGAAGAAGCTTCCTCAATAGTGGTCGATATAGCCAGAGAAAACAACGTCAGAAACGTTGTAAAAAGCAAATCGATGGCCACAGAGGAGATAGAACTTAACAGGCACCTCATATCAAACGGGATAAACACCGTGGAAACAGACCTCGGGGAATACATAGTTCAGCTTTGCGATGATCATCCCTTCCACATAATCGCCCCCGCAATCCATAAGACCAAAGAGGACATCTCAAAGCTTTTCTCCGAGAAATTCGGAGTGCCCGAGTATGAAGAGCCGGAAAAGCTTACGGAAATAGCGAGAAAAAAACTGAGAGAAAAGTTTCTCTCGGCCGATATGGGCGTTTCCGGGGTGAATTTCGCCGTGGCGGAGAGTGGAACCATAGCAATAGTGGAGAACGAGGGCAACGCCAGGCTCGCAACCACGTTTCCAGACATACACGTGGCTATCATGGGAATAGAAAAAATCGTTCCCAAGTTTGAACAGCTCTCCATCTTCTTGAGCCTCCTGGCAAGGAGCGCCACGGGGCAGAAATCCTCCACTTATGTTTCCCTCATAACGGGCCCCAAAAGGGAAGGGGAGAGCGATGGTCCCCGGCAGTTTCACCTTGTTTTTCTTGATAACGGAAGAAGTGACATAGCAAGATCAGAGGAGACAAAGGAATCGCTCTACTGCATAAGATGCGGAGCCTGCATCAACATATGTCCGGTTTACAGGCAGGTAGGAGGGCACAGTTACGGATGGGTTTACTCGGGACCGATAGGCGCGGTAATAACTCCCCAGTTAAACGATTTGGAAAAAACGGCAGACCTGCCGTTTGCGTCATCCCTTTGTGGAGCCTGCAGGGACGTGTGCCCGGTAAAAATCGATTTTCCCCATGTTCTTCTCTCTCTGAGACAGAAAGTAGTGGAACAGGGCAGGAAAAAGCCGGATCCGGCAGGATTCATGGAGAAAATTGCTTTTCGGGTCTGGAGTTTCGTTTTCAGCAAGCCGTTTTACTATAACCTTACAGGAAAAATGATGGTCTTTCTCCAGTATTTCTACCAAAGAGATAATGAGCTACGGGGACTTCCATATCCTTTTTCAAAATGGACTAAAGAAAAGAATTTTCCTGCTTTTTCGAAAAAACCCTTCAGAGAGAGATGGAAAGAAAAATATCATGGGAAAAACGGAACATTACTAAAATGA
- a CDS encoding (Fe-S)-binding protein — protein sequence MSSPEKQQKIRLFISCLVDNFFPEVGEAMLRVLSGMGFEIEFPQEQTCCGQPAFNSGHAKEAEKVACHFLDVFGDGDEAIVCPSGSCVSMVKHYYAELFRNDPEKLSRVEKVSSNIYEFSEFVFQRKEALNLDSAYKGRVTFHDSCHALRELRISSQPRELIKSLNGVELIEMEMADACCGFGGTFSIKYPEVSKSMLQEKTDSILDSGADAVVSTDMGCLMNIKGLISRKKMPVKVLHLAELMAFEDTK from the coding sequence ATGAGTTCACCAGAAAAACAACAAAAGATCCGTCTTTTCATAAGCTGTCTCGTAGACAATTTCTTCCCCGAAGTAGGAGAAGCGATGCTGAGGGTTCTCTCAGGCATGGGGTTCGAAATCGAATTTCCGCAAGAGCAGACATGCTGTGGGCAGCCCGCGTTTAACTCCGGTCACGCAAAAGAAGCCGAGAAGGTCGCCTGTCACTTTCTTGATGTTTTTGGCGATGGAGACGAGGCAATCGTGTGTCCCTCGGGTTCATGCGTATCCATGGTAAAACACTATTACGCGGAACTTTTCCGCAATGATCCCGAAAAACTGTCCCGAGTGGAGAAGGTTTCATCCAACATTTATGAGTTCTCAGAATTTGTTTTCCAGCGGAAAGAAGCTCTCAATCTTGACTCGGCATACAAGGGCAGGGTTACGTTTCATGATTCCTGCCACGCGCTAAGAGAACTCCGGATAAGCTCTCAGCCTCGCGAACTTATCAAGTCCCTTAACGGAGTCGAACTCATCGAAATGGAGATGGCCGATGCTTGCTGCGGCTTTGGAGGAACTTTTTCGATTAAGTATCCGGAAGTATCAAAATCCATGCTTCAGGAAAAAACAGACTCGATCCTGGATTCAGGGGCAGACGCTGTCGTTTCAACCGACATGGGATGCCTCATGAACATAAAAGGACTTATATCCAGAAAAAAAATGCCCGTAAAAGTGCTTCATCTGGCCGAGCTCATGGCTTTTGAGGACACTAAATGA
- a CDS encoding lactate utilization protein C, giving the protein MISKESKALILQNLCSVSTMERDVNESTERVFLDPQLSIDQSKLQNDFIVNFKMVSGEVHLLEEKGSLIEKINELIQELGAQSVSFWNTKPLKSLEIASETDLATADIGITGADFAIADTGTLVLLSGPEQPRLTSLLPPVHIAILEKENIVLDIHALFAKLGESYEKNYDELCTCISFITGPSRTADIELNLTLGVHGPRRTIVIIV; this is encoded by the coding sequence ATGATTTCTAAAGAATCAAAGGCACTTATACTGCAAAACTTATGTTCTGTATCAACAATGGAGAGAGACGTAAACGAAAGTACGGAAAGGGTCTTTCTAGATCCTCAATTATCTATTGATCAAAGTAAGTTACAAAACGATTTTATAGTAAACTTTAAGATGGTATCCGGGGAAGTTCATCTTCTCGAAGAAAAGGGAAGCCTGATTGAGAAAATAAATGAACTTATCCAAGAGCTTGGTGCCCAGTCGGTTTCCTTCTGGAATACAAAACCCTTGAAATCACTTGAAATTGCCTCGGAAACTGATCTTGCAACCGCAGATATAGGAATAACTGGAGCTGATTTTGCCATTGCTGACACAGGAACTTTAGTTCTGCTGTCCGGTCCGGAGCAGCCGAGACTTACTTCGCTTCTACCTCCCGTGCATATCGCGATACTTGAAAAGGAGAACATAGTTTTGGATATTCATGCTCTGTTTGCAAAGCTCGGGGAATCTTATGAAAAAAATTATGATGAATTGTGTACGTGTATTTCTTTTATAACTGGACCGAGTAGAACGGCTGATATAGAACTTAACCTTACACTGGGAGTTCATGGTCCAAGAAGGACAATAGTCATAATTGTCTGA